In Oncorhynchus gorbuscha isolate QuinsamMale2020 ecotype Even-year linkage group LG02, OgorEven_v1.0, whole genome shotgun sequence, a single genomic region encodes these proteins:
- the LOC124009232 gene encoding RING finger protein 214-like isoform X2: protein MRSVDEYSTHLAMQYEELMKHQEEDEADHGSQVDSLVQKKDEGVHQQQVLLDKIESLHVKLRLNCCKTTRKNFAVKKQELSMEKSKMEEERNRLSQELEETTRKLALLIEEQNQEKLMWERELADLNTEMERLQEESEETTQRALQGEIAALEMQRDVTMSEVDDWLKEADQYINTLGLDSSQQQHMHHRLEWENNVAVVHSSLAGLQNQFKDYLHLLQQGQPKESLPGITLPPLPQVPMMGPPKSMGMTFTSQQHHRAAFTAPARVTPPPAPSSTPPASALAQHPAAPPVSQSTTTMASAQSLPSNNPPAAGKLDNLLKRLGDRFPQCNRTQLMSVLQQIKNSRGTMAGMSIDDVTMQVAQRLAQNEKPAPGPIRPPSADRGVPGYPDPIQRPPGPIQRPTHPLQRSAVAQVFQTRPPQPVAVSNRKLCLMCQKHLEADSQHPMSCAHTVHKDCISVWLQSSKYNACPFCPAK from the exons ATG cggtCAGTGGATGAGTACAGCACCCACCTGGCCATGCAGTATGAGGAGCTGATGAAGCACCAGGAGGAGGATGAGGCTGATCATGGCAGCCAAGTAGACAGTCTGGTGCAGAAGAAGGATGAGGGGGTCCACCAGCAGCAG GTGCTGCTGGACAAAATTGAGTCCCTGCATGTGAAGCTTCGGCTGAACTGCTGCAAGACCACCCGCAAGAACTTTGCGGTCAAGAAGCAGGAGCTCAGCATGGAGAAAAGcaaaatggaggaggagaggaacag ACTGTCTCAGGAGCTGGAGGAGACCACCAGGAAGCTGGCTTTGCTGATAGAGGAGCAGAACCAGGAGAA GCTGATGTGGGAGCGGGAGCTAGCAGACCTGAACACTGAGATGGAGCGTCTACAGGAGGAGTCAGAGGAGACCACACAGAGAGCTCTACAGGGGGAG ATTGCGGCTCTGGAAATGCAGAGAGATGTGACCATGTCTGAGGTGGACGACTGGCTGAAAGAGGCTGACCAATACATAAACACACTTGG GTTAGACTCCTCCCAACAGCAGCACATGCACCACAGGCTGGAGTGGGAGAATAATGTAGCTGTGGTTCACAGCAGTTTGGCGGGACTACAG aaTCAGTTCAAGGATTACCTTCACTTGCTGCAACAGGGCCAACCAAAGGAAAGCCTCCCTGGAATCACATTACCACCCTTACCCCAGGTTCCCATG ATGGGCCCTCCTAAATCCATGGGGATGACCTTCACATCCCAGCAGCACCACCGTGCTGCTTTCACAGCCCCAGCCAGAGTAACCCCCCCACCtgccccctcctccactccccctgcctctgctctAGCCCAACACCCAGCCGCCCCACCTGTCTCCCAGTCCACCACTACCATGGCCTCCGCCCAGTCCCTGCCCTCCAATAACCCCCCCGCTGCTGGCAAACTGGACAATCTGCTgaagagactgggagacagatttCCACAGTGCAACAG aaccCAGCTTATGTCAGTTCTGCAGCAGATTAAGAATTCTCGGGGCACCATGGCTGGCATGTCTATTGATGACGTCACAATGCAGGTGGCACAGAGACTGGCACAAAATGAGAAACCG GCACCAGGGCCTATCAGGCCTCCCTCTGCAGACAGGGGCGTTCCTGGCTACCCAGACCCAATCCAGCGCCCTCCAGGACCCATCCAGAGACCCACACATCCCCTTCAGAGATCTGCAGTGGCCCAGGTCTTCCAGACCAGGCCCCCACAG CCTGTCGCTGTCAGTAATCGTAAGCTGTGCTTGATGTGCCAGAAACACTTGGAAGCAGACAGCCAGCACCCCATGAGCTgcgcacacactgtacataagGAT tgCATCAGTGTATGGCTGCAGTCGAGCAAGTACAATGCCTGTCCCTTCTGTCCAGCAAAGTGA
- the LOC124009232 gene encoding RING finger protein 214-like isoform X1 codes for MDDIDWGLALEEDMARETSATGNSEQQYNPWSNQSNPWSEPGYTSESVGELDKLASGDGQHVTHKKKQEGQGVQTEAWTADKDVNTDLDWESLMRSVDEYSTHLAMQYEELMKHQEEDEADHGSQVDSLVQKKDEGVHQQQVLLDKIESLHVKLRLNCCKTTRKNFAVKKQELSMEKSKMEEERNRLSQELEETTRKLALLIEEQNQEKLMWERELADLNTEMERLQEESEETTQRALQGEIAALEMQRDVTMSEVDDWLKEADQYINTLGLDSSQQQHMHHRLEWENNVAVVHSSLAGLQNQFKDYLHLLQQGQPKESLPGITLPPLPQVPMMGPPKSMGMTFTSQQHHRAAFTAPARVTPPPAPSSTPPASALAQHPAAPPVSQSTTTMASAQSLPSNNPPAAGKLDNLLKRLGDRFPQCNRTQLMSVLQQIKNSRGTMAGMSIDDVTMQVAQRLAQNEKPAPGPIRPPSADRGVPGYPDPIQRPPGPIQRPTHPLQRSAVAQVFQTRPPQPVAVSNRKLCLMCQKHLEADSQHPMSCAHTVHKDCISVWLQSSKYNACPFCPAK; via the exons atGGACGACATCGACTGGGGATTGGCGCTGGAGGAGGACATGGCGCG CGAAACCTCCGCCACGGGAAACTCTGAGCAGCAATACAACCCCTGGTCCAACCAGTCCAACCCCTGGTCCGAGCCTGGCTACACCTCGGAATCTGTAGGGGAGCTGGACAAGCTGGCCTCGGGAGATGGACAGCATGTCACTCACAAGAAGAAGCAGGAGGGGCAAGGCGTTCAG ACAGAAGCCTGGACAGCAGACAAAGATGTTAACACCGATCTGGATTGGGAGTCACTGATG cggtCAGTGGATGAGTACAGCACCCACCTGGCCATGCAGTATGAGGAGCTGATGAAGCACCAGGAGGAGGATGAGGCTGATCATGGCAGCCAAGTAGACAGTCTGGTGCAGAAGAAGGATGAGGGGGTCCACCAGCAGCAG GTGCTGCTGGACAAAATTGAGTCCCTGCATGTGAAGCTTCGGCTGAACTGCTGCAAGACCACCCGCAAGAACTTTGCGGTCAAGAAGCAGGAGCTCAGCATGGAGAAAAGcaaaatggaggaggagaggaacag ACTGTCTCAGGAGCTGGAGGAGACCACCAGGAAGCTGGCTTTGCTGATAGAGGAGCAGAACCAGGAGAA GCTGATGTGGGAGCGGGAGCTAGCAGACCTGAACACTGAGATGGAGCGTCTACAGGAGGAGTCAGAGGAGACCACACAGAGAGCTCTACAGGGGGAG ATTGCGGCTCTGGAAATGCAGAGAGATGTGACCATGTCTGAGGTGGACGACTGGCTGAAAGAGGCTGACCAATACATAAACACACTTGG GTTAGACTCCTCCCAACAGCAGCACATGCACCACAGGCTGGAGTGGGAGAATAATGTAGCTGTGGTTCACAGCAGTTTGGCGGGACTACAG aaTCAGTTCAAGGATTACCTTCACTTGCTGCAACAGGGCCAACCAAAGGAAAGCCTCCCTGGAATCACATTACCACCCTTACCCCAGGTTCCCATG ATGGGCCCTCCTAAATCCATGGGGATGACCTTCACATCCCAGCAGCACCACCGTGCTGCTTTCACAGCCCCAGCCAGAGTAACCCCCCCACCtgccccctcctccactccccctgcctctgctctAGCCCAACACCCAGCCGCCCCACCTGTCTCCCAGTCCACCACTACCATGGCCTCCGCCCAGTCCCTGCCCTCCAATAACCCCCCCGCTGCTGGCAAACTGGACAATCTGCTgaagagactgggagacagatttCCACAGTGCAACAG aaccCAGCTTATGTCAGTTCTGCAGCAGATTAAGAATTCTCGGGGCACCATGGCTGGCATGTCTATTGATGACGTCACAATGCAGGTGGCACAGAGACTGGCACAAAATGAGAAACCG GCACCAGGGCCTATCAGGCCTCCCTCTGCAGACAGGGGCGTTCCTGGCTACCCAGACCCAATCCAGCGCCCTCCAGGACCCATCCAGAGACCCACACATCCCCTTCAGAGATCTGCAGTGGCCCAGGTCTTCCAGACCAGGCCCCCACAG CCTGTCGCTGTCAGTAATCGTAAGCTGTGCTTGATGTGCCAGAAACACTTGGAAGCAGACAGCCAGCACCCCATGAGCTgcgcacacactgtacataagGAT tgCATCAGTGTATGGCTGCAGTCGAGCAAGTACAATGCCTGTCCCTTCTGTCCAGCAAAGTGA